One window from the genome of Amaranthus tricolor cultivar Red isolate AtriRed21 chromosome 9, ASM2621246v1, whole genome shotgun sequence encodes:
- the LOC130824016 gene encoding uncharacterized protein LOC130824016, which produces MKIGKFIGGLREDLREKLEVMQHLTLDTAFSSALTYEKYAKKRNTCAQPRESTFPKLNTVGNTANMGVGTSSTSKSTNTTVPNRTKDRINVPMKDVMCFKCHGHGHYRNECPNARAFTNIEWTKIHSREKGLRAMLVTKDGEEKVILPPTPANEHEGSYILTNLGTLQRIEPGDTEDSESEGENREVIERIYPEEGSYHLLIRRNFHTTPKGKKTDQ; this is translated from the coding sequence ATGAAGATAGGTAAGTTCATAGGAGGCTTGAGAGAGGATTTGAGGGAAAAGCTTGAGGTGATGCAGCACTTGACCCTTGACACAGCCTTTAGTAGTGCCCTCACATATGAAAAATACGCCAAGAAGAGGAATACCTGTGCACAACCACGTGAGTCTACCTTTCCTAAACTTAACACAGTAGGTAATACAGCAAATATGGGAGTAGGTACCAGCTCAACAAGCAAAAGCACCAATACAACAGTACCCAACAGAACAAAGGATAGAATCAATGTGCCTATGAAGGATGTAATGTGCTTCAAGTGTCATGGCCATGGACACTACAGAAATGAGTGTCCTAATGCACGAGCTTTCACAAACATTGAGTGGACTAAGATACACAGCAGGGAGAAAGGACTTAGAGCTATGCTAGTAACCAAAGATGGGGAGGAGAAGGTTATACTACCACCTACACCTGCAAATGAACATGAAGGTTCTTACATACTGACCAACTTAGGGACTTTGCAACGAATTGAACCAGGTGACACTGAGGACAGTGAGTCAGAGGGAGAGAACAGAGAGGTCATTGAAAGGATATACCCTGAGGAAGGCAGCTACCATTTGCTCATACGGAGAAACTTCCATACCACGCCAAAAGGAAAGAAAACTGATCAGTAG
- the LOC130823623 gene encoding putative aconitate hydratase, cytoplasmic, which yields MIAGKAASSNKSLSPFLLRRFSSTFSLSSSSSSSSSHSTVASASRYQLVSGHRLSRLRSLTSGPSWLSLGSDLRSRVSVRSQIATSSSPTLVERFHRQIATMASEHPYKGIFTSLPKPGGGEFGKFYSLPALNDPRIDKLPYSIRILLESAIRNCDGFQVTKDDVEKIIDWENSAPKLVEIPFKPARVLLQDFTGVPAVVDLAAMRDAMKNLNNDPNKINPLVPVDLVIDHSVQVDVARSENAVQANMELEFKRNGERFGFLKWGSTAFRNMLVVPPGSGIVHQVNLEYLGRVVFNTSGVLYPDSVVGTDSHTTMIDGLGVAGWGVGGIEAEATMLGQPMSMVLPGVVGFKMTGKLRDGVTATDLVLTATQMLRKHGVVGKFVEFHGEGVGQLSLADRATIANMSPEYGATMGFFPVDHVTLDYLKLTGRSDETVSMIEQYLRANKMFVDYSEPQQERVYTSYLELDLADVEPCISGPKRPHDRVPLKDMKADWHSCLDNKVGFKGFAIPKEEQDKVAKFSFNGQPAELKHGSVVIAAITSCTNTSNPSVMLGAALVAKKACELGLEVKPWVKTSLAPGSGVVTKYLQKSGLQKYFDQQGFNIVGYGCTTCIGNSGDLDESVSAAISENDIVAAAVLSGNRNFEGRVHPLTRANYLASPPLVVAYALAGTVDIDFEKEPIGIGKDGKSVFFRDIWPSNEEIAEVVQSSVLPDMFKSTYEAITKGNPMWNSLEVPAGTLYQWDPTSTYIHEPPYFKNMSLNPPGPFGVKDAYCLLNFGDSITTDHISPAGSIHKDSPAAKYLMQRGVDRKDFNSYGSRRGNDEVMARGTFANIRIVNKLLNGEVGPKTVHIPTGEKLYVFDAAMKYKEAGHQTIVVAGAEYGSGSSRDWAAKGPMLQGVKAVIAKSFERIHRSNLVGMGVIPLCFKASEDADTLGLTGHERYTINLPSSVSEIRPGQDVTVTTDNGKSFTCTLRFDTEVELAYFDHGGILPYVIRQLMKQ from the exons ATGATAGCAGGTAAAGCAGCCTCCTCGAATAAATCTCTTTCTCCATTTCTTCTCAGAAGATTTTCTTCtacattttctctctcttcatcttcatcttcatcttcatctcaTTCTACTGTTGCCTCCGCTTCCCGATATCAATTGGTGTCGGGTCACCGTCTATCGCGTCTTCGGTCTCTTACTTCCGGGCCTTCCTGGTTGAGTCTCGGTTCTGATTTGCGATCTCGGGTTTCCGTTCGTTCTCAGATCGCGACTTCTTCTTCTCCCACTCTTGTCGAACGTTTTCATCGCCAAATCGCTACTATGG CTTCTGAACATCCTTACAAGGGAATCTTCACAAGCTTACCTAAGCCTGGCGGTGGCGAATTCGGAAAGTTCTACAGTTTGCCCGCTTTGAATGATCCAAGGATTG ACAAGCTGCCTTACTCAATTCGGATTCTTTTGGAATCGGCCATTCGAAACTGTGATGGATTCCAAGTGACTAAAGATGATGTTGAGAAGATTATCGACTGGGAAAACTCAGCACCTAAACTTGTTGAAATTCCATTTAAGCCTGCCCGTGTTCTTTTACAG GATTTTACTGGAGTACCGGCTGTGGTTGATTTGGCTGCTATGAGGGATGCCATGAAAAACCTCAACAATGACCCTAACAAAATTAATCCATTG GTTCCTGTGGAccttgtcattgatcattctgtTCAAGTTGATGTTGCGAGGTCTGAGAATGCCGTTCAAGCAAATATGGAACTTGAGTTTAAGAGGAACGGGGAGAGATTTGGTTTTCTTAAATGGGGATCGACAGCTTTCCGTAACATGCTTGTTGTTCCACCTGGCTCTGGTATTGTACACCAG GTTAATCTAGAGTATCTTGGCCGGGTAGTTTTTAACACTTCTGGAGTTCTATATCCAGATAGTGTAGTTGGTACTGATTCACACACAACAATGATTGATGGTCTTGGGGTTGCTGGTTGGGGAGTTGGAGGAATAGAAGCTGAGGCAACTATGCTTGGTCAG CCCATGAGTATGGTTTTGCCTGGTGTTGTTGGATTCAAGATGACTGGAAAATTACGTGATGGTGTCACAGCAACAGACTTGGTGCTGACAGCCACACAAATGTTAAGGAAGCATGGTGTTGTTGGCAAGTTTGTTGAGTTTCATg GTGAGGGAGTTGGTCAGTTATCACTTGCTGACAGAGCTACTATTGCAAATATGTCTCCTGAATATGGAGCAACTATGGGTTTCTTCCCTGTGGATCATGTAACCTTGGATTACTTAAAGTTGACCGGAAGAAGTGATGAAACA GTTTCCATGATTGAGCAATATTTACGCGCAAACAAAATGTTTGTTGACTACAGTGAG CCTCAACAAGAACGAGTGTACACATCATACTTGGAGTTGGATTTAGCAGATGTTGAGCCTTGCATATCAGGACCGAAAAG GCCACATGACCGCGTTCCCCTGAAGGATATGAAGGCTGATTGGCATTCATGCCTTGATAACAAAGTTGGTTTTAAG GGTTTTGCTATTCCAAAAGAAGAGCAGGATAAGGTTGCTAAATTTTCATTCAATGGCCAGCCTGCTGAATTGAAGCATGGTAGTGTTGTCATAGCAGCTATAACGAGTTGCACAAACACATCAAACCCTAGTGTTATGTTGGGTGCTGCTTTGGTTGCAAAGAAAGCATGTGAGCTGGGTCTGGAG GTCAAGCCCTGGGTTAAAACTAGTTTGGCTCCTGGCTCTGGTGTAGTTACAAAATATCTACAAAAGAG TGGTCTGCAGAAGTACTTTGATCAACAGGGCTTCAACATTGTTGGTTATGGTTGCACAACTTGTATTGGAAACTCCGGTGATCTAGATGAATCTGTTTCTGCAGCTATTTCTGAGAATG ATATTGTAGCGGCAGCTGTACTTTCTGGTAACCGTAATTTTGAAGGGCGTGTGCATCCTTTGACACGAGCTAACTATCTTGCCTCTCCTCCATTGGTTGTTGCATATGCACTGGCTGGCACA GTTGACATTGACTTTGAGAAAGAGCCTATTGGTATTGGTAAGGATGGCAAAAGTGTGTTCTTCAGAGATATCTGGCCTAGCAATGAAGAGATAGCTGAG GTTGTCCAATCAAGTGTGTTACCAGACATGTTCAAGAGTACTTACGAGGCTATTACCAAGGGTAATCCCATGTGGAACTCTCTTGAAGTTCCTGCTGGTACACTTTATCAATGGGATCCAACATCAACATACATTCACGAACCCCCATATTTTAAAAACATGAGTTTGAATCCACCTGGTCCTTTTGGAGTCAAGGATGCCTACTGCCTTCTCAACTTTGGCGACAGTATCACTACTGACCACATCTCTCCTGCTGGAAGTATTCACAAGGACAGCCCTGCAGCCAAGTACCTCATGCAACGTGGGGTTGATCGCAAGGACTTTAACTCATATGGTAGCCGCAGGGGTAATGATGAAGTGATGGCTAGAGGTACCTTTGCAAATATCCGCATCGTCAACAAGCTTCTGAATGGAGAAGTTGGTCCAAAGACAGTACACATCCCAACTGGGGAGAAATTATATGTTTTTGACGctgcaatg AAGTACAAGGAGGCGGGTCATCAGACAATTGTCGTGGCTGGTGCTGAATATGGAAGTGGTAGTTCTAGGGATTGGGCTGCGAAGGGTCCAATGCTACAG GGTGTGAAAGCTGTGATTGCTAAGAGTTTCGAGCGGATCCATCGTAGTAACCTTGTAGGCATGGGAGTCATCCCTCTTTGCTTCAAGGCTAGTGAGGATGCAGACACTTTGGGATTGACTGGCCACGAGCGATACACAATCAATCTTCCCTCATCAGTTAGTGAGATCAGACCAGGACAAGATGTCACTGTAACCACCGACAATGGAAAGTCCTTTACCTGCACACTCCGCTTTGACACTGAG GTGGAGCTTGCTTACTTTGACCATGGCGGTATCCTTCCATATGTCATCCGCCAGTTGATGAAGCAATAA
- the LOC130823287 gene encoding uncharacterized protein LOC130823287: MESSMVQKDLVNVVAKETTKAIINKLNNDVFAILVDKSHDISKQKQMAMVFCFVDKGKIKERFIGITHVRDTCSSTLKESIDFLLFEHGLSISRLRGPGYDGASNMQDEFNGLKTLIMRENSLAYYVHYFAHQLQLALVAVAKNHNEIACFFNWMAMIINIVGGSSKRQDMLNVYQAEKVLEGLKMSVINSGKGLN; this comes from the coding sequence ATGGAATCTTCTATGGTTCAAAAGGATCTTGTCAATGTTGTTGCCAAAGAAACAACTAAAGCTATCATTAACAAACTTAATAATGATGTCTTTGCTATTTTAGTTGACAAGTCTCATGATATATCTAAGCAAAAACAAATGGCAATGGTTTTCTGTTTTGTTGATAAAGGAAAGATTAAAGAACGATTTATTGGTATCACTCATGTAAGAGATACTTGTTCTTCCACTCTTAAAGAGAGTattgattttcttctttttgaGCACGGGTTGAGTATCTCAAGACTTAGGGGTCCTGGGTATGATGGAGCAAGTAATATGCAAGATGAGTTTAATGGTCTTAAAACCTTGATCATGAGAGAAAATAGCTTGGCCTactatgttcattattttgctcATCAACTTCAACTAGCCCTTGTTGCCGTTGCTAAAAATCACAATGAAATTGCTTGTTTCTTTAATTGGATGGCTATGATCATTAATATTGTTGGAGGATCTAGTAAGCGTCAAGACATGTTGAATGTTTATCAAGCTGAAAAGGTTTTAGAGGGGTTGAAAATGAGTGTGATTAATAGTGGTAAGGGTTTAAACTAA